tcagTTTTCCCCGCTTGCTTAAACgatgaagaaagagaaaacACTCACATGGAGGGTAGTGGGTGGTGGGGCCTACATATTAGcacctttttttttgaaaatttgtaaAAATTTCGATTATTTTATTAAGGTCTCATTTTCCATATTTGCCCCCTTCctttgaaaattgaaatttgttaatatgttttagttCACTTCTCATTTGAAGATTCTTATCAAAGAAGAAATAGtggaaatttatatatttatttttagtaaattGAGTCGTATTAAAATTAACTTCAgacttacatatatatatatatatatattaggatTAAGATTTAGATAGATATTACTTTGCGCAATGCAAATATCgagtatttaaatttaaattaaattaagtaattttaattttaaatttacgTGTTTAAATTTGAACTATCATACAAttatagatatttaaaatttgaaattggtTCAAAAagcaataataatatttaatgcAACTTAAGTTATAGGGTGGAAATCGACCAAAGCATATGAATTTTACTTTTATGTCTATTTTCAATTAAGTCGTATTAAAATCAGTTTTAAATTTGTATGTCTTTCaagttatatatatgaatttgaaaTTAAGGCTTGATAGGTGCATTATTTGCACAATTCAAACATCAGACAGATAAATTAGGCAATTCCAACTTTGGACGTAtgtatttaaatttaaactACTATGCATTTTcagatattttaaatttgaagttaGTGAAAAAGGCAATAATATAACTtgacattttaaaataacttagtgtctgtttgacttaacttattttaagcagtttataagttgttttcagtttATAAGCTGTTTTAGATAAACTAAATCAAACAAatccaattattttttgaacttattttaagcacataacgattttaagttggtcaatcaaacactaaaaaaagttaaaaataatatataagcaatttataagtcaatccaaacaggctcttaatAGTAGTGGGGCCACCACATTAGGTTCTACCTTTTAAGGAAAAGTTCTCTTATTTGAGATTTCTTTATCTTCATAATTATGATTATcacaaaaaaatatcttatccATCTCATTATATCCGAGGGGTAATTATGTGAATTTCTTATGAAGAATATTGCTAAAATATATGAAACttattatatttgatttatcACATATCTTTTGTTTAttgaaacaaaacaaaaataagataTAGAAATAAGGAAGATATGCGAGAGTTAATAGACTACTCCCTCCCCATATTAAACGGGTATTTTACTATAAAAgcttgtttcatattatttgatcacttactaagtcaagataaaattaattaattttttcttattttacccctacaattaatatggtCTTTTGAATATAAACAATTTTCAATACTAGCTATTTGtatactctatgtatattgaattgatataaacaaagggtaaaatgataaagtcttccaatatattaataatttcttaatcatCGTGAAAAGTTGGAAGTGCACATATAATATGGACGAAGGAGTATCATATTTAGTTAGAttaactataattttttttctgacAATTCGAAATTTTACCCTTAAAaaggattattattattactacaaAAACGTGTAATAATGCTTGGTTTAAATAAAGAGTAAATTGTTGTGTTGACTTGGGAGTGGAGCCTCATTGGTTACACCAAACTTTATCATGCTTGTAGCATTTTGCAACCATATATTATACTCTATCTAgtataatttctattttttttaaaacaaagaaCCTCGATAACTCCAAATTTCTACAATCTCTGTCACCGTTTTTTCCCTTTGTGTAAGTATTTTATGTGTACTGGGGATGTAAATCTCTCGCTATGTAATACCTTGCATACAATATGAGGAATATAAATCACACTAAGCAAGCGATGTATGACAGACTTGACTCAGAAGACTTCGACTAGGATAATTTCAAACATGTATTAATCTTAATTTGCTCAATATTAATTATCTTTTTCATCTAATTAAATCTTGGTGGCATAATTTTTAATAGGTCTACTCTAGAGTTATAGAggctgtttggattgacttataagttgcttaaaagctgtttttaatttttttttgagtgtttggctgaccaacttaaagtcattttgtgcttaaaataagctccaataaatagttggatttatttggatgaacttattttaagcaggttataaattgaaaacagcttataagtcaaaaaaaaattagtctacacctaattttttttttaatttataaactaattaaaaataagtcaattcaaacagaCTAATATTGTTGACGCCTTTGACATTAAGCAAAATCAATGAAGAATCAACTTTAATTTGAATTTCGAAAAGAAGCAGCAGATTTAATTTATTAGTGGGGCCATaactttgattttgttttttattaatTCAAACCATAAAGTGTACCCTACATTTATATCATAAGCAAAATCAATCATTAATCTTTTCCCATGATACAAACTTCTGTGTTAGTTTTTTTGAAGTACGAGGAACTCTCATCTTTAACGTTATTTTGATTTGCCTTTTGTAACCTTTTTAACATAATCAACATTAAAGTAATGAATATTCAATTAATCCGTAGTAATTAAAGGCTACTGGAATTCAAATTAGTGATAATGACATAcgaacataatcaaaataatattgtatgtCGATTTGGCATAAAAGACTAATAGTCGAAACTCATGAACAGACACCTAAAGtatacattattttttatttaaacatCTCAATTAAGATTTGTACCAATCAAACACTCATAGTAGAGTTTGACTTATGCCATTTTGAAGGAAAATGTCAAAATGGCATAATCAAACCCTATTGAATAGTAGGGGCCTCAGTTGAAGTgtccaaataaaaaataatatcaattttaaGTGTGTGTCAATGAATTCAGTCATTTGATTATTTGCTTATAATATGACATCTATTGGTAAAGAGCCTATCAACTTCTCTGTGTTTAAATTAAAGCTCCCTTAATCACTTCTCCGTCGTCGAAAgaaatagtaattaattaacaaattaatccAGCAGCCAGTAATCTGTGATCTTTTAACTAGAAGTTTCGAGTTTAAACTCATATATTAAAAAACATTTTGAGGAAGGAGTGTGATGCATCCTTTTTAGTAGGCATTTGTATtatgaattcaaattaattgaGTTAGTAGATTTTAAATCATCCGGAAAAAAGAGATCACGCCCGTATATTGCCTATGCTATTTAAACGACATTTGATCTCTACAAGTAATCTCTATCAGTAAGAAAAAACAAACACATTCCATAACTATCGATCCAACTTCTTGATCAAAGCAATGTTGctcagactcttcaaaaatacCAACAGGAGCGGGTTGAATCCTtcaaaagtagtgtatttttaGAGGATCCGACATGGGCAGGGACACATTTTTAGAGAGTCCGAGCAACGTAGGAGGGAGGTACTAAGTTACATCACATTATCAATTACTTTTAGAACTGTAATTTTCTAGGATACTGACTTCAACTTTCTTGCAATTGACTACTTGTGGGTCAAGTAGTTTCCTAGTTGAGTATATTTCACAGCATTGCAAAATATTTATTGTTCCTCTTTACTTGTTTGTTGGAGTTGTGGGTCTTTGTCTAACAAATATTTGGTGAGCCAGTGCAGAATTTCAGGACAATCTAGTCTCTTTCTCTTGCAGTTGCAGCCAAAAAGCATAAATCAAAGTGGAATAGACCAACTCACTGGTCCCTGGTACCACCCAAAGTATTGAAAGGACAGGAAAACACATGATCTGCGAAACAATTTGAGCGTCCAACCCAAAACGTTAAGGCAATGGGAGGGATCTCCCCCTTTGGAGACCCTTACACAACCGATAAAGGACAAATGTAGTATTCTTTCACGAGACTGGACCACGAGCAAAAATATCTCTATGAAGATTCCACTTCTTACAGACCAACTATTCTTTCTGCACCAAGTTTCAGGCCAAGATCACGACGGTACCAATAGAATGTCAAGTTTCACAATAGATCACCAGAAATTGGTTGGTTTCACTAGTAGTATGTATATCCAATCAATAAGAATAAAGAGGGTGAAGAAAAGCATATTATAAACAGCAGCAATGCCTACAAACTCAGCTTTCtgaaatttatttgatcatGGGGAAGCAAATATGCTCTCTGATACAACTAATAGATGTGAACATGGTgctttgaaaagaaaaaaaaattggatttttATCTCTTAACAGCAGTTAGAAATCCCCAATAATCAGCCACCACAAGGCCGGACCCTATTTTGGGCACATATGTATTTCTCGGAGGTATGCAGAAACATAAGAATGTTTAATGCAAGATCTAGGCATATAACTCGTCAACATTACACTCTCCCAGATAAACTTTTATGCTCCGAGGAGAACCACAATTACCTTCGGCAATAAGAGCTCTGTCATTTGCAGCCATGTGTGCAATAATCTTATAGATCATTTCAATCTGACAAATTGCAAAGGGCAGTCAGCAATTTACATCCTATTGTATgtgtaaataaagaaaaaatgaaggAAGCCATAGAGAGGTGAATCATACATCGTCTTCACAATGGCAACGTTCAGCTATTGCCTCCAGAGTAAGTGGTTCAACAGGCTGTTTACAGCTGGAGAAAGAAATAACATAGTTACTAGCAGTCATCTCACCAAAGAGAGAACTTGAAGGAAATAAAATTGCATCAGTATTTTTCAACCCAAGCAAGAATAATGAGAACCAAGATCTCATCGACATACCTGGCCTCATTAAGTACTTGAAGGACACGCTTTTGAAGTGCAAGAATTTCTCCAGCAGCTTTTTTCCCAGCTTCCACACCTGATGCCATAATAGATGTTAGTTGGCCTTGCGTGAATAGGACATAAATTAACTTCAATTGAATTAGCCAAGAGGAAATGGTTGAACCAACCACCCTTTACAATttgaatagaagaaaatgacCTCATGAAGATCTCGTGTTTTATTCTCAGATTTTACGTGTAAATATAAAGATCAATTGAATTAGCCAAGAGGAAATGGTTGAACCAACCACCCTTTACAATttgaatagaagaaaatgacCTCATGAAGATCTCGTGTTTTATTTTCAGATTTTACGTGTAAATATAAAGATCACTCGGGAGATTTTGACATGAaactaaaaaagaagaagttgtaATGAGCCACAAAACCAACTGAACCAGTTAGCCAATATGATATCCTCGTCTGTAAGTCTTATCTAATTACGATTCAACTATGATACAGGATAGACAGAGACTTGTGGTTAAATTAGAGATGGTTTACATAAACAAGCATAAGCATCAGCATTTAGCTCTTATTGAAGTCCATTTAAGGAACAAAAGGATAAAGGAAATACCAGGTTGATGATAAGCGTTAATGTTGACAAGTGAAGCATAAATCCCAACAGCTCGCTCGTAGAGTGCTACTAGAGCTCCAACAGATCTAGGTGTCACTTCTTGCACAGTGACTGTGATGGACTCCCGATCGTTCGAATACAGAGCTGACCTTGTTCCCTGCAAAACATGGATCAACCTTTTGAATAAAGCTACAAATagcaagaaaaataaaacagaaagaACAAAAGATCGTTACTGTGTAAGGAAAAAGGTATGTAACACAAATCACAAAACTGTATGATTCTGTTTTAAAGGCCCTGGGTCAAACTTTTACAAAAATCTCTTTTGATAAGgtaaattttttattaacaaACAGCATTACCAAGGAGGTACTGACAAGTTCAAAGAGTATACAAAAAGCTGGGAATTTTTTCACACAGTGCCTAGACAATTCaaactttatttttatcagGAGACTATTCACACTTTTTTACAAATTAATCAGAAACTTGTTCTTTTTATACAGGTAAAATGCTAAATTATTGTGTCATCAAAATTAGCAGAACTCTTATCTTCTGTCCATCAAATATCAAATGCAGAGTAGGTCAGTTTATAGAGCATTCAACCTCTCACTGTATGAAGTCTCTAGAACATCTTGCATTTCTTGCACTAGACCTTCACTCCCCCTTCCGATCACTCCACTAAACTAAAATATTACTAGAAGAACTAACCTGTAACATTCCAAAGAGGTAGTCACCACAAGTAACACCAGGTTCAAGCTCCCAATCATGACCAGGGGGCCTATCACGCAATACTTCAATAAATGTTGCAAAGAAATTGTGCACACCTTCTCGGAGTTGTTGAATATAGCTGGAAACAAGAAAACGAGGAAACTAAATTTACGGTGAAACGATGACCGGTTAGAAAATACTTAAACGAGCTTCATAAAAATGTACACCAGACTTGGCATTttcattttcttgtttattttttctttagtgATGAGTGAAAAGCACAATCTAAACTTACGCATGCTGATCCGTACTCCCTTTGTTTCCATAAACACTGATCCCTTGATTCACCTGTGAATGGCAAAAAATAGTATAAACATAAACACCAGGAAATCTTATTCACAACTGaaattctatcaacaatctgaATTAGTGAATGAAGGGAGATCTTATTCATAACTGAACTTCTATTAACAGCCTAGACAAGTGGACAAAGGACAAGGCAGGTACACAGCAGATATAATCGGATTTGTTAGAGTGGGTTAGAGTCCCACATTGGTTGGGGAATGGACTGGTGGTCTACTTATATGAACTTGGGCAATCATCtcctcatgagctagcttttggggttgacTTAGGCCTAGGTGTCATATCTTTACATGGTATTACAGCTAGTTCCATAGCCGTTTGAGCTCCCGGTCCATTCTCCACTTGGGCCTAGGCGTGAACGAATGGACTGGTGGTTcttatatggacttgggcaATCCTTTCTTGATGAGCTaacttttggggttgagttagggcCAAGGTGCCAGCCATATCTTTACAAGAATAAATGGAGCAAAATAACATTATGTTTCCACTAGGCAAATTGTTTTCATTTATAGTGAACACAAAATATCTAAGGACAAGAACTAATTTCCAGGGTTCCTTTTATGAGAAGTGGTTGACTGAGTTGGTGCACGCATGGGGTTACATGAGTAAGTGGAAATGCATCTATTTTGTGTGGTTTTTAATCTGACAAAATTAAAAGCATGGGAAATATACCCTGTTACCGTCCAGGTCAAACTCTTTCCCAAGAGACTCCATGACAAGCTGCTGTAAATACCTACTGAATAGTAATAAACTGTCCTTGTATGGGAGGACAACCATATCCTGCAACAGATAAGAAACAACATATCCACATAGTCAAATACACAACTACATGTTCCTCTGACATCCTAACCACAAATCTGAAGGTGAAGCAGACCTTGGATCCAACTCCATCAGTTGCCCAGTACCAGCACAAAGCAAGTAGCGCTGCCGGGTTATCCCGAACCTGATGACATATTGGTGCAATATCAATCATCAATTTGTTCTAGTACAAATCAAAGACAGATTCTTGaagtaaaaaaatgtataatgGCCCATCTTATTTTTTCCTGAAGTCagccaaaaaaagaaattatagctCCTATAATTCTACAAAGAAACTTATTTCAATTGTATGTACTTGGAAGATTTACTAGTTATTCTCAAAACTTCAAATACAAAAGAGTCAACTTTTATATGCCAAAAGAACGTGAAAAAGGCCATATAGTAATACCACAGTGGTCCTGTTTGCTTCGTCCATCAATGCAGCACCAGCAAGCATCTCTCTAATATCAATTCCCTGGAGTGAAAAAATATATGAGGTGTAATGTAATACAAACGTTCCAAGACAAGATGAAATAATTCCCCGTGTCTCATTCTATGCAACAAAGTCTGGCCGACCTTGAATTGTAAGTGTTGTCctacttaaacaacatatgCTTGGTAAAATTAGAAGTTTTAGGAAGTTCTGGAGGTTGTATATAAGTTAATTTGATAAAGACAGTATCACACCAATCATGACATTCATTTACACAACTGAATTTGAACTTCTGAAACTTGTGAGAGTTACATGAAATATTCTTTCTTCTAGAATTGTGTCGAGAAGTTTGGGGAGTTTAAAGCAGTGAATAGTGATATATAAACAAACTGAGATTAGAAATGTGACTTTAGGAGTGTCAAACCTGAAGTGCAGCTGGAAGTAAACCAACTGCAGACATTTCAGAGGTTCTTCCACCCACCCAATCAAACATAGGGAATCTGGCTAACCAACCCTCAATTCTAGCAGTGTTGTCAAGCAATGAGTTCTCTTGTGTAATGGCAACACCCTGCATATGAGTGGCAGTAAGCAACAATGAGAAGTGAGAACTATTTAAGAGCAACGCTATGCACAGCCTGCAATGTATACTATACTGGAGAGTGAACAAAAAAAACGGAACCAGAGGATAACAGACCAAGCAGAAACTTTTCATAGACCTACTAAAACTCCTAAACCAGTAGATGCAGATTAAACAGAGGTAAATCAGTCATTACGTTTTTTTAACTCTCTTCCACAGAACTTTCATTTGCTTAACTAAATACAATACTCATCAGAGAGCTGCTCCACATTATggctaaaaaaatatgaaagcaGAAAAAAGAACCTGAGGTCAAAACCTGTTTTGCAAATATCAGGCCAGCTTCACGAAAGGCCTTCTGAACTTCTAGCAAACCATTTCGGGTTTCTGGAGTGCCTCCACTCTAATTAAcataaaaagatcaaaaagaGCATCAGAAAATTCTCAATTTATGCAGCCCCCAGCGCTTTGGCATAGTGGTGAGAGTGCATGATGAGTGGGTTAGTCGCACGTCAAGGGTTCGAACACTGCCGCAGAACAAAAGCACGGTGCTTAAGTGGAGGAGGGTAGAGGAGTTGGCTCATTATCTACCGAGTTCCGAACAGTGCGTCAGTAGCCCTTGGAGATTTCTCAGTTATCAAAAAAGATTCTCTATTTTTGTTAAGGGGAAAAAACAGAAACTAGATGCATAACCACCTttgaaataacaataacaagtgTTGATTCCAGCTCAGGGCCAAGTTGCGCAATTTGATGATCAATGCCTGCTGGATCTGTGTTGTCGATAAATCTTATCTGCCAAGAGGTGATAAAGCATGGTATAGACAGAGAGAGAAATGTGAGAGAAACAGATAAAGAGGTAAGCAAGAGTTCTACACATGTATACTACAATAAGGAAAGGCACCATGTAGATTTATTATGAACTATGTAAAAgacaatttatattttaaatcctTCATCATTAAGTTTTCTGCACAAGTCGTTTGACTTTATCTACACTCTTAATGAGAGGAAACAGTTCAGTGGAGAAATTCATTAGTGCTTGTCAAATAAGAGAGCAATATCATCATGATCACTACAGATGCAAGAATAAGGGATAGGATTAAGTCAAGTCACTTGCATTGGCTTTGATATTGTGAAGCACCCGTTTTGGCAAGATCAAAATATTATACGACATTGATTGTGATGCTGGATTAAGTAAACAAAGAAACTTTTAAGCCAGATATACAACGTTGAACAAACAACTAATTTAAGCAAATGTGCACATTAGATGGCGACGTACTggaaattttatgatattggtaCTCACTACATGTTGAGAAATATGCTCAACATAGGAAACTGACTGAAAAGATATATTCCTCTTTTCTTCTCACAGGATTTGAAGGTGAGGAAAATTTGGTAAAACACCTTAATACTTTACTGCTAAAAGAGTGAGTTCAGTTAACCCACAGACTTCAAAACAGAGCAATCACTGATTTTTAAACACAACTGCCAATTACCTTCAGAGGAGGGTTGTCAGGAGCCAATGCCTCAGCCACAAATTGTGGCCCTAGTGCTGAACCACCAATTCCAACAGAAAGAATTTGCGTAAATCGGCCACCAGAAGGAGTTTTGATCTGCAAGGTTGTAATTCAGAATAAGTTGACCAAGCTTTGCAAGATAACAGCCCGTAACCAATCAAAGATGCCAAAATATGCTTACAGATGTTGAGGCTTAAAGGATTTACAAATTAGGAACATGAAGTACATTACAACTCTAAAATCAAAAGTTCCTTATAAGCTTGTTATTACTATTTCAATTCCCAAACAATCACTGCAACTACATTACTCGTATCATACAACTTTTTAACAATATTGACTTGAAATGCCTCTTGATTGATCAGAAACAACTAGAGATCATAAAAAATGGCCAAAGATAAGATTTTTACAGATTAAGATTATTGAACGAAAGGTAATCAAGATCAATCAACTACACCTCAATTGCAAAATCAGCTTTACAACTCCTCTATATAAGTTGTCTTTCAACACAAACTAGGGGTTCTTAATACATAACAAAAGGCAAATAAAGCACTGACTTTTAGCTGAAAAATCAGATAACAGAGTTGACACCAACTGACCTTACCACTGACGACATCGTTTGCAAACTGGCAAACAGCTTCAAGAGTATTCTCAATCTGCAATCTGAGAAATGAGTTGGGAGCAAGATGAGGACTTCTCAACCAATAATGACCCACCATTCTACCCTCATCTGGGTTTGCAATAGATCCCTTCTCCAAATCCTCCATATCCTTAAAGGCCTTCTGCAAACGGGGCTCCATTTCCTCAAGAAACCCGTCACTGAATCCGACCCGACTTATATCCAAATACAAACCCAACTCCTTGTGCTGGTATAGCCAGTCTACGTATCTCTTCCATAAAGCATTCGGGTTTTTCTCCAACCCAACATTCTCCTTCTTCACCTTGTGTACGACGTCGTTAGACAAGCTCGACGGAACCTCACGCGCCACCGCGTGAACATGGAATCTTGATTTGTTGGGCAAATAAATTGAACCCAATTGGGAAGAAGTGATTTTATGAATGGATTTCACTTCCGATTTGAAAGATGAAGAAGGTGAGTAAATGCtagagagagaagaagaagccATTAATTTAGAAACCCAATAATAAAAAGAGCTGTGAAAGCAAATTAG
This region of Solanum dulcamara chromosome 9, daSolDulc1.2, whole genome shotgun sequence genomic DNA includes:
- the LOC129902420 gene encoding glucose-6-phosphate isomerase 1, chloroplastic, whose amino-acid sequence is MASSSLSSIYSPSSSFKSEVKSIHKITSSQLGSIYLPNKSRFHVHAVAREVPSSLSNDVVHKVKKENVGLEKNPNALWKRYVDWLYQHKELGLYLDISRVGFSDGFLEEMEPRLQKAFKDMEDLEKGSIANPDEGRMVGHYWLRSPHLAPNSFLRLQIENTLEAVCQFANDVVSGKIKTPSGGRFTQILSVGIGGSALGPQFVAEALAPDNPPLKIRFIDNTDPAGIDHQIAQLGPELESTLVIVISKSGGTPETRNGLLEVQKAFREAGLIFAKQGVAITQENSLLDNTARIEGWLARFPMFDWVGGRTSEMSAVGLLPAALQGIDIREMLAGAALMDEANRTTVVRDNPAALLALCWYWATDGVGSKDMVVLPYKDSLLLFSRYLQQLVMESLGKEFDLDGNRVNQGISVYGNKGSTDQHAYIQQLREGVHNFFATFIEVLRDRPPGHDWELEPGVTCGDYLFGMLQGTRSALYSNDRESITVTVQEVTPRSVGALVALYERAVGIYASLVNINAYHQPGVEAGKKAAGEILALQKRVLQVLNEASCKQPVEPLTLEAIAERCHCEDDIEMIYKIIAHMAANDRALIAEGNCGSPRSIKVYLGECNVDELYA